AGACTCGACGTAGGTGACGTCCGGCAGCAACAGATCGGCGTATTTCGCCGTCGCCGTCATGTGGTTTTCCCATACCAGCACAAACTCACACAGGGATTCGTCCTGAAGAATGGTGTGTGTTTTGTTCAGGTCTGAGTGCTGGTTCATCAGCACGTTGCCCGCATAGTTCCACAGGAACTTGATGCCGACTTCCAGACGATCCTTATTCTTAAGGTGAGCATTTTTCGCCGTCATCTCGGTTGGGCGAGCAATGGCGTCAGTCCACATAAAGCAGGGGATAGTGGTTTTTATCGGGTTAGGAATGCTAAAGCCCGGCACGTTGTACTTCACGTTACCGCCCCAGCCGCCGGTGTTAGTACCCGGACGCCCGATTTGCCCGGTCATGACCGGAACCATCATCACCGCACGGGCAGCCTGCTCGCCGTTCGCCGTGCGCTGTAGCCCCCAGCCCTGAGAAATCCAGGCTGCTCTGGCAGTGGCAATTTGGCGCGCCAGCTGCTTAATACGCACAGGGGAGATACCGGTAATAGCGCTAGCCCACTCTGCGGTTTTAGCGATACCGTCCGGGCCGTTGCCCAGCAGGTAGTCTTTATAAGAGGCGTTTCTCGGCGCAGACTCTGGCAGCGTGGTTTCATCCCAGCCGACACAGTAGGTTTTCAAAAACGCTTCGTCGGTCAACCCTTCCTGAATCAGGGTATGGCCGATACCCGCCACCAGCGCACCGTCGGTACCCGGATAGATGGGGATCCACTCCGCGCCCAGAGTCGTTACGCTGTCGTTCATGCGCGGGTCGATAATAATGACGCGAGCGTTACTCTGCTTTAACGCGTTCAGCGTTTCATAGAACTGACCGCCGCCAGACATGCGGGTTTCCCCGATGTTGTGACCAAACATCACCACCAGATCGGAATTTTTAATCTCTGCCAGCAGGCTTTCGAGAGTGCCGCCGTAGACATAAGGGAAGATGTGGTTAATCTGCGCCGTAGAATAGGTACCGTGCTGCTCAAGGTAGCCGCCGTACAGGTTCAGCAGGCGCTTACAGGCGTTACGACCCTGTAGGTTAGCGCCGGTAGAGCCCGAACCATACTGGTAGTAAATCGCTTCGTTACCGTATTTTTCGACAGTGTACTTCAGCTTTTCCGCCAGCAGCGTGGTGGCTTCGTCCCAGCTGATGCGCTTGAACTTGCCTTCTCCGCGCTTGCCGGTGCGCAGCATCGGGTACTTGATGCGGTCAGGATTGTAGGTTTTCCAGCGGATCGAGCGCCCACGCAGGCAGGGGCGAATATGGTGTTCACCGAATTTGGCGTCGTCAAAAATCGTTTCAGACGCAACTTTGGTAATCACACCGTCCTTAACGTGAACCTTCAGCGGACAGCGGCTGCCGCAGTTCACTAAACAGGCGCTGTATTTGATTTTTTCTTCCGACGCGGCGTCAGAGGCTGGCTGTGCATTGACTGTAAACGGCAGCGAGATCGATCCCGCTACTGCGGCAGCGCCACCTGCCGCCGCCGAGGCCTTGATAAAGCCCCGCCGCGTCACCTCACCGTGGTGAACAGATCTGTTTTTGCTCATCGACATTACCCTCGTGGTAATAACATTAAGATATATAAAGGTTTTTAGTATTATTATTACTTTATATCATACCGTCGTTGCGCAAACGTCCATACTGATCTATGTCAACCAAAAGTGGAGGAATATATCGAACTTTTCCAACGGACTGCTGTTGTCTAACAAAAAGCCAAATAACATATTGTTATTATTTGGCTTTAAATGGCAAGAAAGTTGAATACTTAACGATTCTGAAACAAATATTGTTCCAATAAGTTGAATTTTCACCTCAGGATTTCATTTTTTCCTGTAGAAGCCCTTAATAAACAACTCTCATTACTTTTTGGCATAAAAAAGCTCCAGACGCCGTCAAAACGACGCTGGAGCCATTTATCATTATCTATCAATACGCTAGATCAGTATTAGAAACTCACTTTGATACCAAAGCTGCCGCCGTAGCCGTCAGCGCTGGACGACGTGTCCTTCTGGTATTTCAAGTCACCGTAAACAGAAACGCTGTCAGACAGGTTAGCGCTGACGCCCGCTCCGGCTCTCCACCATGTGTCAGTGAAATCGCTCTTCACGGTGGTATCCGCTACGCGAACGTCCGGCGAGTCGCCCAACTGGTGAATCACGTCCATCGTGATATAGGGCTTTACGCTGTCCATCTGCTTCTCAATGCGCAAACCGCCGCGAGCGCGACCGCTGCTTTCAGAAACCCCATCAACGCGACTTACGCCGTCGTTAAAGTCGCTCAAATGTAGATATTGATACATCAGCTGTGCCTGAGGCTGCACGCTCCAGCCCGAACCGAGCGCAAACCCGTGGCCGGCTTCGATAGAGGTGACGGCACCGTAGCCGTTCTGCTTGGCGTTATGGTCACTGCTGTAGTCATTGCGGTAGTAAGTGCCCTGCCCGACCACATCAATATAGGCACCGTTTGCCATCGACACGGAGTAGTAGGCGCCCAGACCGTAACCGTCACTGTCCACTTTTCCGGTTTTAGCTGAAAGCAAAGGAGACAGGCGACGAACGCTGTCGCGAGCGTCGGTATTCTGGCGCCCCAGCGTCATCATCAGGCCGCCAACGGCACGAGTGCCGGAGTCACTGATGCTGTCATAAATGTCTGAACCCAGTTGAACAAACCAGGTGTCAGTTTTGTAGTTAAAGCGTCCGGACTCATTGTCTATACGCTGGCCGCTGATTCGCCCCCAGGCGCTGTCTTTACGGGTGACAGTGCTGTCGCCTTTACGCTCTTGGAATGACCCTATGGTGTCAAACCCATACTGCTGGTTCAAATAGGGAGCCGCCACATAGCCCGCCACTTCAGGCCGATACAGAATCTGTGGCTTTGGCTTCGGTGCTGGAGGCGTTACGCCCGGCTCAGGGTTCGGATTTGGATTTGGATCCGGATCGGGTTCTGGCGCAGGAGGCGTTGGCGTCAGGTAAGAACGAAGATACCAGTCGTTAGCATCGGATTCTCCTCCCTGATAAAGCATATACTGATAGGCACCGGCGCTGACCGTATTACCAAGAGTGAATCCTCCGGTCGCGCTGCCGTCAATTTGCACTACCTGAATGCCATCTCCTACGGTCAAGGCGCCTAAACCACCAGCGTTGTGGATGACCAAGCTGTGATTGCCGTCAGCGTCACCGGTAATGTGTACTCGGTCGCTTTCCGTCGCGCTGCCGCCTTCATTAAGCACGGTATTTAGCTCAAAGGTCGCGTTTTGCCCCGCCAGAGAACCCAGCGAAAGTGTTTTAAAGATTCCTGCTGCCGGCGCGCTAAGCGCGATAGTCGCACCGTTTGCCGTCAGGCTGCCGACGTAAGAGTCCTGTTTCACATTCCAAAGGCTGTCGCTCATCGTCAGCTTGTCTACGCGCTCGGCAGCACCGTTCCACTGCGTGCCGTTTGTCAGCGCCATGTCAATACTGCTGCCGGCATCAAGCTTAACGTTACCGTTCAGGGTAGAAGAGTCTGCCCGCAAGTGGGCTTCAGATCCGTTGCCCATAACGTAAATCAGTTCATCACTGCCAGAGCTGACCTCACTGTTAGTCAGTGAAATCAGACCTCCGGTTGCGTTTGCTACTGTGAACGCAGCAAACTGCTCGCTCACTAACGAGCTATCTTTAAAGCTGAACTCACCGCTGACGCCGCTATCCACCATCATCATAAACGCTGAGCTTTCTTGACCCTTAACGTGAATATTTACCCGCTCGGCCTTGACGATATTGTCAGAACCGTAGGAAATAATGCCGTGCGCACCGTTTCCTTCAGTCTCAATAGCAACATCCTGCAGTTCAAGATGCGCAATGTTAGGCGTGTTGTAGCTAGTCAGGAAGAAACCGTAACCGTTATCATTTTTTGTTGAGAGCGTACTTTGCTTCATAACCATACGCGGCCCTTCAACGGATTGGTGATCCGCTGTGGGTAGCGCCTGTATAGTCACACCAAGGGCGTTTTGCCCATCAATATCAATGCGGCTGCCGCTAATCTCAACCCGAGAGCCGTCGCTGACCTGTATGCCGTAGCTGTTTTTACCGGTCATGGTGATATGGGTATTGTTAGCCTCAATCAGGCTACCGGGTGCAAACGTGGTATCAGAAGCTTTAGAAACGGCAAGCAGACCAACTCCGTTATCGCCGGAATTCGTTATTGTGGCACCGTCAAGGATGAGTGTACTGCCGCCCGCTACTGCGGCACCCACGGAGTATTTACCCTGCAGAGAAATGTCAACGCCGCTGGCCTGAACCCAAGACTGTGCGCCTTCCGCCCTGATCCCCGTCTGGTTGCTTAAACTGCCCTCGATAGTGCCGCCGGTAGCCGTCAGCTTGCCGCCGTCTGCTGCCCATAGTCCCTCTCCGGCAGCCCCGCCGATGATCAGGTGGCTGTCTTTGATGCTGCCTATCGTGCCCAGATCTTTGACAAATACGCCAACGTTGCCGCTGTTGCTGTTGTTGGTTATCGTCACGCCGTCCAGCGTCACGCTAGCGCCGCTAGAAGCGCGAACGCCGTAGGACTTCTGTCCACCGACCTGAATAGTCGTGCCAATAAGTGAAACCGACGCGCCGGACGTTGCGGTCACGCCGTCAGAGCTCTCGTTAGAAACGGTAATATGTCCGCCGGTCATCTCGGTTTGGCCTGCGCTCAGCCACATACCGCTGGCGTTTTTACCGGTTGTTAAAATGTCTGAATTCGTCAGCGTTAAGCCATTTCCTTCCATCACAACGCCGTGCGCATTATCGCTCTGCGTTTGGATTTGGCTTTCCGTAACTTCTATCAGTTCTCCGGCATTCACAGTCAACCCGTTAGGGTAATCGACTGCATACGCAGAGGAAATGGCACTAAGTCCAATAATGGCGCTGGCAAGCGCGCGACCGCGGCGAGAGGGAGAAGATTTCTTTTTGCTGCGGCCGAATTCAGAAACGACTTTCCAGCCAGTGAGGTGGTCCCATACGAGACGATAGATATGATTCAAAATAGCATTCCATTACAAAAGATTAGCAATATCTTGAATTATGGAATGGCTAATGCCCCCCCTGTCCATAGGGTCAAAAAAGTCATCCATAACTCTGTAAAAGGCAGATATATTTAAGTGAGGAGATGATAAACAACTTTTTCGATAAAAAGAATACTTGTGAAACTATCTTTTGACGATAAAATAAATTACCAATAAATTCAATTAATTAAAATAAATGCAACTCTTTAATTATGAATAAATAATTCATTAAAGAATGAAATTAATATAATTACATAATCAAATAAATCAATTTTTAATAAACCAGTACAGAAAAAGAAAGATTGAAAAAACAGCTCCATCGGGCGCTTGCCTGTTGTCAGTCGGGATTTCTTAGCCTAAAAATAAAGGTATCCATCCAAAAGTTTTGTCGGAGGAGCCATGTTTACGTTTGAGCAGCTCATTGACGGTGTAAAGCGCAAAAAGGAGGACATCTTTCTACAATATGGTCGCCTATCCAGCGACAGAATGCTTATCGTCATGAGAAAGGATGATATGCACGAGCTGTTTAAGCTGCACTATCAAAACCGCCACACTCCACATCTGACGCTGACTCCCGGCTACATGCTGAAAATTATGGATATTAAAGTCATCACCGCGCCGGAAGCGCTGCTAAAAGAACGGCTTTTTATGTTAACCGTGGTGGTATGAGATGGCAGTGTGAAAAGCACACTTTAAAAAGAAAGTATTGAAAATATGGAACTGCATTGTAAGAACAGTGTCTCTTATTCTGAAACGCTTACGCTAAGGCAACCCGTTATTAATAACAGCTATACGCCGCCGCGTATTCGTGCGATGCTAGATCGTGCTCAAGGAGAGCGTGTTGAAGTCTTTTTTTTACCAGACATTTCATCAAACAAAGGGAACCTGATATGGTCACTATTCTACAGCTACTTGCTGATATCATTAGTATTATCAGCATTTTTATTATCGCCTACGGCGCGATTGTCTCCATTATTACCTTCGTTCGTAACGAGCTTAAGCCTCGCTATGGCGCATTAAACGATCTCAGACCCGTTCGAGCGACTCTGAGCTCCTATCTTCTGCTCGGTATTGAAGTGCTAATCGCCTCGCTGATTCTCAAGACGATTTTAGAACCCAACTACAGCGCGCTGATTGTCCTAGGTGCTATCGTTGCAGTTCGCCTGCTGATGTCACTGTTCCTCAATCGAGAAATTGTCGATCTGGCTGCATTGCAGCAAAAAGAAGCGCTTCAGCCGACGTCTGCTGAAAAAGCAGCAGTTGAAGCAGAAGAGAAGATTATCGTTAGCAGCGAAGAAACTAAACACGCCCACTAGGCTGTTTTTTGGCTAAAACCAAAAGC
This DNA window, taken from Leminorella richardii, encodes the following:
- a CDS encoding DUF1622 domain-containing protein; protein product: MVTILQLLADIISIISIFIIAYGAIVSIITFVRNELKPRYGALNDLRPVRATLSSYLLLGIEVLIASLILKTILEPNYSALIVLGAIVAVRLLMSLFLNREIVDLAALQQKEALQPTSAEKAAVEAEEKIIVSSEETKHAH
- a CDS encoding autotransporter outer membrane beta-barrel domain-containing protein, with protein sequence MNHIYRLVWDHLTGWKVVSEFGRSKKKSSPSRRGRALASAIIGLSAISSAYAVDYPNGLTVNAGELIEVTESQIQTQSDNAHGVVMEGNGLTLTNSDILTTGKNASGMWLSAGQTEMTGGHITVSNESSDGVTATSGASVSLIGTTIQVGGQKSYGVRASSGASVTLDGVTITNNSNSGNVGVFVKDLGTIGSIKDSHLIIGGAAGEGLWAADGGKLTATGGTIEGSLSNQTGIRAEGAQSWVQASGVDISLQGKYSVGAAVAGGSTLILDGATITNSGDNGVGLLAVSKASDTTFAPGSLIEANNTHITMTGKNSYGIQVSDGSRVEISGSRIDIDGQNALGVTIQALPTADHQSVEGPRMVMKQSTLSTKNDNGYGFFLTSYNTPNIAHLELQDVAIETEGNGAHGIISYGSDNIVKAERVNIHVKGQESSAFMMMVDSGVSGEFSFKDSSLVSEQFAAFTVANATGGLISLTNSEVSSGSDELIYVMGNGSEAHLRADSSTLNGNVKLDAGSSIDMALTNGTQWNGAAERVDKLTMSDSLWNVKQDSYVGSLTANGATIALSAPAAGIFKTLSLGSLAGQNATFELNTVLNEGGSATESDRVHITGDADGNHSLVIHNAGGLGALTVGDGIQVVQIDGSATGGFTLGNTVSAGAYQYMLYQGGESDANDWYLRSYLTPTPPAPEPDPDPNPNPNPEPGVTPPAPKPKPQILYRPEVAGYVAAPYLNQQYGFDTIGSFQERKGDSTVTRKDSAWGRISGQRIDNESGRFNYKTDTWFVQLGSDIYDSISDSGTRAVGGLMMTLGRQNTDARDSVRRLSPLLSAKTGKVDSDGYGLGAYYSVSMANGAYIDVVGQGTYYRNDYSSDHNAKQNGYGAVTSIEAGHGFALGSGWSVQPQAQLMYQYLHLSDFNDGVSRVDGVSESSGRARGGLRIEKQMDSVKPYITMDVIHQLGDSPDVRVADTTVKSDFTDTWWRAGAGVSANLSDSVSVYGDLKYQKDTSSSADGYGGSFGIKVSF
- a CDS encoding DMSO/selenate family reductase complex A subunit, with the protein product MSKNRSVHHGEVTRRGFIKASAAAGGAAAVAGSISLPFTVNAQPASDAASEEKIKYSACLVNCGSRCPLKVHVKDGVITKVASETIFDDAKFGEHHIRPCLRGRSIRWKTYNPDRIKYPMLRTGKRGEGKFKRISWDEATTLLAEKLKYTVEKYGNEAIYYQYGSGSTGANLQGRNACKRLLNLYGGYLEQHGTYSTAQINHIFPYVYGGTLESLLAEIKNSDLVVMFGHNIGETRMSGGGQFYETLNALKQSNARVIIIDPRMNDSVTTLGAEWIPIYPGTDGALVAGIGHTLIQEGLTDEAFLKTYCVGWDETTLPESAPRNASYKDYLLGNGPDGIAKTAEWASAITGISPVRIKQLARQIATARAAWISQGWGLQRTANGEQAARAVMMVPVMTGQIGRPGTNTGGWGGNVKYNVPGFSIPNPIKTTIPCFMWTDAIARPTEMTAKNAHLKNKDRLEVGIKFLWNYAGNVLMNQHSDLNKTHTILQDESLCEFVLVWENHMTATAKYADLLLPDVTYVESNDLIDNSYASGAYHYFVRMQNTIEPLWECRPSYDVLAEVAEKLGIRDKFTEGRTQEQWIELCYNKMREKNPALPTFADTNDKGVIDRALADSSKYIALKDFRDDPQANPLKTPSGKIEIYSDRLAEIAATWELPEGDRIPAVPEYCETYEGVNDLEKQKTYPLQMIGFHDKGHAHSTYYSVAMLREAVPHQVWINPIDAEARGLKHGDMVEIFNDRGRIRILAKVTQRVLPGVLAVPQGAWRDVNEQGLDVGGCINTLTTQRPSPFAKGNPQHTNLVEIKLA